The following coding sequences lie in one uncultured Mailhella sp. genomic window:
- a CDS encoding M23 family metallopeptidase yields MKRLVLLAAMLLSLAGFAQAAEFSVPAKVSQGHAFPVSIADAAPFEAVFSWRGEQFRVPAAREGELWKAELLLAMPMDAKGRHTVSLRVNGEKRDFSVTAASVPWPKSILKVAPKYVEPPREVQEQIARDAASSRKALASRTEKAWTLPLKKPVPGGVTSPFGGRRVFNGKPRAPHKGTDMRSPEGASVLAVADGTVLLAEPQYFGGNTVYIDHGQGVISTYAHLSAFDVSPGQSVRRGQVIGRSGSTGRVTGPHLHLGFLVQGVAVDAMPLFQDPPSLVGGPTRSIFDSAPKAKNRSSR; encoded by the coding sequence ATGAAACGCCTTGTTCTTCTTGCCGCGATGCTTCTTTCCCTTGCCGGATTCGCGCAGGCCGCGGAATTTTCCGTGCCTGCAAAGGTCAGTCAGGGGCACGCCTTTCCGGTTTCCATTGCCGACGCCGCTCCCTTTGAAGCCGTGTTTTCCTGGCGCGGCGAACAGTTCCGCGTGCCCGCCGCCCGGGAGGGCGAGCTCTGGAAGGCGGAACTTCTTCTCGCCATGCCCATGGACGCCAAAGGCCGCCATACCGTTTCCCTGCGCGTGAACGGCGAAAAGCGCGACTTTTCCGTAACGGCCGCCTCCGTGCCGTGGCCGAAAAGCATTCTGAAGGTGGCTCCCAAATACGTCGAGCCGCCCCGCGAGGTGCAGGAACAGATTGCCCGCGACGCGGCGAGCAGCCGCAAGGCGCTTGCCTCGCGCACGGAAAAAGCCTGGACGCTGCCCCTGAAAAAACCGGTGCCCGGCGGCGTGACCAGTCCCTTCGGCGGCCGCCGCGTGTTCAACGGCAAGCCCCGCGCCCCGCACAAGGGCACGGACATGCGCAGCCCGGAAGGCGCAAGCGTGCTCGCCGTGGCCGACGGCACCGTGCTGCTCGCCGAACCGCAGTATTTCGGCGGAAACACCGTGTACATAGATCACGGTCAGGGCGTGATAAGCACCTACGCCCACCTTTCCGCCTTTGACGTTTCGCCCGGACAAAGCGTAAGAAGAGGGCAGGTCATAGGACGTTCCGGCTCCACGGGCCGCGTGACCGGGCCGCATCTGCATCTCGGTTTTCTGGTGCAGGGCGTGGCCGTGGACGCCATGCCGCTGTTTCAGGATCCGCCCTCGCTCGTCGGCGGCCCCACACGCAGCATTTTCGATTCCGCCCCAAAGGCCAAGAACCGGAGTTCCCGATGA
- the xseA gene encoding exodeoxyribonuclease VII large subunit — protein sequence MDAILSVRQVTERLRQTVESRFPYVWVQGEVTNLSRPSSGHVYFSLKEDDALLNCVWFKRQQKDEAFDPLTGEVWEDGPRPSLARTMENGQTLVCAGRLTVYGARGQYQMIVDLAQAAGLGLWHQEFEALKRRLAAEGLFDAARKRPLPREPRRVAVITAPSGAAIRDFIRISSTRGLGAEIRIHPVPVQGEDAPPRIVEALEEVGREGWAEVAVLIRGGGSVQDLWAFNDERVARAVYRCPIPVLTGIGHEIDHSITDFTADYAAATPSHTAQILWQERHVLAQHVDGLETALQNALDRRLNELSLRLRHAARALDLLSPRERMRAQAERLDDATRRMKAALNALLEKRARTLETLLSGLRDQSGRLDAREAELERLSLRLRGAGEARLQRAQAQAERAQAALLPLGRMIGLAEERSLTRLELRLQALDPFEPLRRGYAVAFDEEGRILRSVSDTAPGRMFSVTLADGQVVGSVTAVTPEPPDKSSRS from the coding sequence ATGGACGCCATTCTCAGCGTGCGGCAGGTCACGGAACGACTGCGTCAGACCGTGGAAAGCCGCTTCCCGTACGTGTGGGTTCAGGGAGAAGTGACCAACCTTTCCCGCCCCTCGTCGGGGCACGTCTATTTTTCCCTGAAGGAAGACGACGCGCTTTTAAACTGCGTATGGTTCAAAAGGCAGCAGAAGGACGAAGCCTTTGATCCGCTCACCGGCGAGGTGTGGGAAGACGGACCGCGCCCCAGTCTCGCCCGCACCATGGAGAACGGACAGACCCTCGTGTGCGCCGGTCGTCTCACCGTGTACGGCGCGCGCGGTCAGTATCAGATGATCGTCGATCTGGCGCAGGCCGCCGGGCTCGGCCTGTGGCATCAGGAATTTGAGGCGCTCAAGCGCAGGCTGGCCGCCGAAGGCCTGTTCGACGCGGCAAGAAAGCGCCCCCTGCCCCGCGAACCCCGCCGCGTGGCCGTGATCACCGCGCCGAGCGGGGCCGCCATCCGCGACTTCATCCGCATCAGCTCAACGCGCGGGCTCGGCGCGGAAATCCGCATTCATCCCGTGCCCGTGCAGGGCGAAGACGCTCCGCCGCGCATCGTGGAAGCGCTCGAAGAGGTGGGGCGCGAAGGCTGGGCCGAAGTGGCGGTGCTCATCCGCGGCGGCGGATCGGTGCAGGATCTGTGGGCCTTCAACGACGAGCGCGTGGCCCGCGCCGTGTACCGCTGTCCCATTCCCGTGCTCACGGGCATCGGGCATGAAATCGATCACAGCATCACCGACTTCACGGCCGACTACGCCGCGGCTACGCCCAGCCACACGGCACAGATTCTCTGGCAGGAGAGGCATGTGCTGGCCCAGCATGTGGACGGCCTGGAAACGGCCCTGCAAAACGCCCTCGACCGCCGACTGAACGAACTTTCCCTGCGCCTGCGGCACGCGGCCCGGGCGCTTGATCTGCTCTCGCCCCGGGAGCGCATGCGCGCGCAGGCGGAACGGCTCGACGACGCGACAAGGCGCATGAAAGCGGCTCTGAACGCTCTGCTGGAAAAGCGCGCCCGCACGCTGGAAACGCTCTTATCAGGCCTGCGCGATCAGAGCGGACGCCTGGACGCGCGGGAAGCGGAGCTCGAACGCCTGTCCCTCCGCCTGCGCGGGGCCGGAGAAGCGCGCCTTCAGCGCGCGCAGGCACAGGCGGAACGCGCGCAGGCCGCGCTTCTTCCCCTCGGCCGCATGATCGGCCTTGCCGAAGAGCGCAGCCTCACCCGTCTGGAGCTTCGCTTGCAGGCGCTTGATCCCTTCGAGCCGCTGCGCCGGGGCTACGCCGTGGCCTTCGACGAAGAAGGCCGCATCCTCCGTTCCGTGTCGGACACCGCGCCCGGCCGCATGTTTTCCGTCACGCTTGCCGACGGCCAGGTCGTCGGCTCCGTCACCGCCGTCACGCCCGAGCCGCCGGACAAAAGCTCCCGGTCGTGA
- a CDS encoding proline--tRNA ligase, which translates to MRWSRYYIPTLKEAPADAEVISHKLLVRAGMIRKLTSGIYTWLPLGLRTLEKAKDIVRREMNAAGAIEVLLPMVQPAELWQESGRWKKYGKELLRFQDRHDRDYCLGPTHEEVMTDLLRGEVKSYRQLPLNLYQIQTKFRDEVRPRFGLMRGREFLMKDGYSFDVDDEGANRSYASMKDAYHKIFSSMGLDFRPVEADSGAIGGNFSHEFMVLAETGEDAIAACTNWPDCTWAANVERASISTTFTQDETPCPAMEEVATPGQHTIEEVCAFLGVSADKLVKTLLFMADGKPVAVLLRGDRELNEIKLAHLIDADDIQFATPEQVQAMTGAPVGFAGPAGLRGVDKIYADKELMASNDWIAGANKADAHVRHLSLVRDVTLPIEWADLRNAVAGDPCPCCGRPLEIKRGIEVGHIFKLGTKYSEALHAVFLDENGKERLMIMGCYGIGVSRVVAACIEQNFDEHGIMFPPQLAPFDAHIVCLDPKNADVAAKCDAIDAYLTSLGMETLYDDREERPGVKFKDADLIGIPMQITVGGKGLAQGVVEVKNRRTGEKSTLPADSFEQAFPAWRQSVLDSWKR; encoded by the coding sequence ATGCGCTGGAGCCGTTACTACATCCCCACCCTGAAGGAAGCCCCCGCCGACGCCGAAGTCATCAGCCACAAGCTGCTGGTACGCGCGGGCATGATTCGCAAGCTCACGAGCGGCATCTACACCTGGCTGCCTCTCGGCCTCCGCACGCTGGAAAAGGCCAAGGACATCGTGCGCCGCGAAATGAACGCCGCCGGAGCCATTGAAGTGCTGCTTCCCATGGTGCAGCCCGCCGAACTGTGGCAGGAATCCGGCCGCTGGAAGAAGTACGGCAAGGAACTGCTGCGCTTCCAGGACAGGCATGACCGCGACTACTGCCTCGGCCCCACCCATGAAGAGGTCATGACCGATCTTCTGCGCGGCGAAGTGAAGTCCTATCGTCAGCTGCCCCTGAACCTGTATCAGATTCAGACCAAGTTCCGCGACGAAGTGCGTCCCCGCTTCGGCCTCATGCGCGGCCGCGAATTTCTCATGAAGGACGGCTACTCCTTCGACGTGGACGACGAAGGCGCGAACAGAAGCTACGCTTCCATGAAGGACGCCTATCACAAGATCTTCAGCAGCATGGGCCTCGACTTCCGCCCCGTGGAAGCCGACTCCGGAGCCATCGGCGGCAATTTCTCCCATGAATTCATGGTGCTCGCCGAAACCGGCGAAGACGCCATTGCCGCCTGCACCAACTGGCCGGACTGCACCTGGGCCGCCAACGTGGAGCGCGCTTCCATCAGCACGACCTTCACGCAGGATGAAACGCCCTGCCCCGCCATGGAAGAAGTGGCCACGCCCGGCCAGCACACCATTGAGGAAGTGTGCGCCTTCCTCGGCGTTTCCGCCGACAAGCTCGTCAAGACGCTGCTCTTCATGGCCGACGGCAAGCCCGTGGCCGTGCTGCTGCGCGGCGACCGCGAACTCAACGAAATCAAGCTCGCCCACCTCATCGACGCCGACGACATTCAGTTCGCCACGCCCGAACAGGTGCAGGCCATGACCGGCGCTCCCGTGGGCTTTGCCGGCCCCGCCGGACTCAGGGGCGTGGACAAGATCTACGCCGACAAGGAACTCATGGCTTCCAACGACTGGATTGCCGGAGCCAACAAGGCCGACGCGCACGTGCGTCACCTGAGCCTCGTGCGCGACGTGACCCTGCCCATCGAATGGGCGGATCTGCGCAACGCCGTGGCCGGCGATCCCTGCCCCTGCTGCGGCCGTCCGCTGGAAATCAAGCGCGGCATCGAAGTGGGCCACATCTTCAAGCTCGGCACCAAGTACAGCGAAGCGCTGCACGCCGTGTTCCTTGACGAAAACGGCAAGGAAAGACTCATGATCATGGGCTGCTACGGCATCGGCGTGTCCCGCGTGGTGGCCGCCTGCATCGAACAGAACTTCGACGAGCACGGCATCATGTTCCCGCCGCAGCTTGCGCCCTTCGACGCGCACATCGTGTGCCTTGATCCCAAGAACGCCGACGTGGCCGCCAAGTGCGACGCCATCGACGCGTATCTCACCTCTCTCGGCATGGAAACCCTGTACGACGACCGCGAAGAACGCCCGGGCGTGAAGTTCAAGGACGCCGACCTCATCGGCATTCCCATGCAGATCACCGTGGGCGGCAAGGGCCTTGCGCAGGGCGTGGTGGAAGTGAAGAACCGCCGCACCGGCGAAAAGTCCACCCTTCCCGCCGACAGCTTCGAGCAGGCTTTCCCCGCATGGCGGCAGTCCGTGCTGGACAGCTGGAAGCGCTGA
- the ispG gene encoding flavodoxin-dependent (E)-4-hydroxy-3-methylbut-2-enyl-diphosphate synthase produces MNAPHRNHTRQLRLGNVLIGGGAPVVVQSMTNTDTRDATATLEQIQKLCDAGCEVVRLAVPDEKAASALKTIADRSPVPLVADIHFDYRLALAALDAGLKGLRINPGNIGGEGPVDNLAAAARANGAVIRVGVNSGSVEKDLLERFGGPTPEALVESALSHVRMLEKRGFYDIKVSLKSSSVTDTIAAYRLMAERADYPLHLGVTEAGTPMRGTVKSAVGLGLLLFEGIGDTIRVSLTADPVREVAVAWEILRAVGLRSRGPEIVSCPTCGRTEIDLIGMAEKVEEYVQSHPAAAASRLKIAVMGCVVNGPGEAREADIGLAGGRDKGVIFRKGKVLRSVNGQDALLAAFLEELDKLLTQSN; encoded by the coding sequence ATGAACGCTCCCCACAGAAATCACACCCGGCAGCTTCGGCTCGGCAACGTGCTCATCGGCGGCGGCGCGCCCGTCGTGGTGCAGAGCATGACCAACACCGACACGCGCGACGCCACCGCCACGCTGGAACAGATACAAAAACTCTGCGACGCAGGCTGCGAAGTAGTGCGCCTCGCCGTGCCCGACGAAAAGGCCGCCTCCGCCCTGAAAACCATTGCCGACCGCTCTCCCGTGCCCCTTGTGGCCGACATTCACTTCGACTACCGCCTCGCCCTCGCCGCGCTCGACGCAGGCCTCAAAGGGCTGCGCATCAATCCCGGCAACATCGGCGGCGAAGGCCCGGTGGACAATCTGGCCGCGGCAGCCAGGGCCAACGGCGCGGTGATCCGCGTGGGCGTGAACAGCGGCTCCGTGGAGAAGGATCTGCTGGAGCGCTTCGGCGGCCCCACGCCCGAGGCGCTGGTGGAAAGCGCGCTCTCCCACGTGCGCATGCTGGAGAAGCGCGGCTTCTACGACATCAAGGTTTCGCTCAAGTCCTCCTCGGTGACGGACACCATTGCCGCCTACCGTCTCATGGCCGAACGGGCGGATTATCCGCTGCATCTCGGCGTGACCGAGGCGGGCACGCCCATGCGCGGAACCGTAAAATCCGCGGTGGGTCTCGGCCTTTTGCTTTTTGAGGGCATCGGCGATACCATACGCGTCTCCCTCACGGCCGATCCGGTTCGGGAAGTGGCCGTGGCCTGGGAAATTCTGCGCGCCGTGGGCCTTCGCAGCCGCGGCCCGGAAATCGTTTCCTGCCCCACCTGCGGCCGCACGGAAATCGACCTCATCGGCATGGCCGAAAAGGTGGAGGAATACGTGCAGTCCCATCCCGCGGCGGCCGCGAGCCGTCTCAAGATCGCGGTCATGGGATGCGTGGTCAACGGCCCGGGAGAAGCCCGCGAAGCCGACATCGGTCTGGCGGGCGGGCGCGACAAGGGCGTCATATTCCGCAAGGGAAAGGTGCTGCGTTCCGTGAACGGTCAGGACGCTCTGCTTGCGGCTTTTCTTGAAGAACTCGACAAACTTCTTACCCAAAGCAACTGA
- the rarD gene encoding EamA family transporter RarD, whose product MMHLHLSFMPRECTGSCAGTGAGLAAHLLWGLAVLFWPLLGALNPISIMAHRMIWTVIFLGAVLAVTRQFPAVRAAFESRRTLLSLFLAAALLGLNWSVYLLAVTTGRIVESSLGYFITPLLNVLMGRLLLGETLSRAQGAAVALAVVGVSASVLAYGHIPWIGLTLAFSFAFYGYVQKTLRMPSAPSLFVQALMLMPLSLLWLGFTEPGFGIVGYGPLRPVLLACTIAFTGLPLLMFGYAARRVTLATIGILQYVSPSISFLLAITVLGESMKPSDMISFPVIWLALVIYTWDALHHLRSFKEKA is encoded by the coding sequence ATGATGCATCTTCACCTCTCCTTCATGCCCAGGGAATGCACCGGCTCCTGCGCGGGAACCGGCGCAGGTCTTGCCGCCCATCTTCTGTGGGGGCTCGCCGTGCTGTTCTGGCCGCTGCTCGGCGCCCTGAATCCCATTTCCATCATGGCCCACCGCATGATCTGGACCGTGATCTTTCTCGGCGCCGTGCTGGCCGTCACCCGTCAGTTTCCGGCCGTGCGCGCCGCCTTTGAAAGCAGACGCACACTGCTCTCCCTCTTTCTTGCCGCCGCGCTGCTCGGCCTGAACTGGAGCGTCTATCTTCTCGCCGTCACCACCGGGCGCATCGTGGAATCCTCTCTGGGCTACTTCATCACTCCCCTGCTCAACGTGCTCATGGGGCGTCTTCTGCTCGGCGAAACACTGTCGCGCGCGCAGGGAGCCGCCGTCGCCCTGGCCGTCGTGGGCGTATCGGCAAGCGTTCTCGCCTACGGCCACATTCCGTGGATCGGCCTCACTCTCGCCTTTTCCTTCGCCTTCTACGGCTACGTGCAGAAAACCCTGCGCATGCCTTCCGCGCCCAGCCTCTTCGTGCAGGCGCTCATGCTCATGCCCCTCTCGCTGCTCTGGCTCGGCTTCACGGAACCGGGCTTCGGCATCGTCGGCTACGGCCCCCTGCGTCCGGTTCTGCTCGCCTGCACCATCGCCTTCACCGGTCTGCCGCTGCTCATGTTCGGCTACGCGGCCCGCCGCGTCACCCTTGCCACCATAGGCATTCTGCAGTACGTCAGCCCGTCCATTTCCTTTCTGCTGGCCATCACCGTGCTCGGAGAAAGCATGAAGCCCTCCGACATGATCTCCTTCCCCGTCATCTGGCTGGCCCTTGTCATCTACACCTGGGACGCGCTACACCATCTGCGCAGCTTCAAGGAGAAAGCATGA
- a CDS encoding glycine zipper 2TM domain-containing protein, which translates to MRFRKSSALILAAAMAVALPALPGCGPQLGGYDYNAGEARQSFTVYRATATEVREVNINSGASSKQTVGGVIGAIAGGVIGSTIGSGSGRTLATVGGALLGGAAGAGAGNLASQQTGLQITVRYDNGSEEVIVQGKDPYITPGQRVRIVVGANGTRRVEPEY; encoded by the coding sequence ATGCGTTTTCGTAAGTCGTCGGCCCTGATTCTGGCCGCAGCCATGGCGGTCGCCCTTCCCGCGCTTCCGGGATGCGGACCGCAGCTCGGCGGTTACGACTACAACGCCGGTGAAGCGCGTCAGTCCTTTACCGTGTACCGCGCCACGGCTACGGAAGTCAGGGAAGTCAACATCAACAGCGGCGCAAGCTCCAAGCAGACCGTCGGCGGCGTCATCGGCGCCATTGCTGGCGGCGTCATCGGCAGCACCATAGGCAGCGGCTCCGGCCGCACCCTCGCCACCGTGGGCGGCGCGCTGCTCGGCGGCGCAGCAGGCGCAGGCGCGGGCAATCTCGCCTCGCAGCAGACCGGCCTGCAGATCACCGTGCGCTACGACAACGGCAGCGAAGAAGTCATCGTTCAGGGCAAGGATCCCTACATCACTCCCGGCCAACGCGTGCGCATCGTCGTGGGAGCCAACGGCACCCGTCGCGTCGAACCTGAATACTGA
- a CDS encoding RNA-binding protein codes for MAKSIYVGNLPWSATEEQVQNLFAPYGNVLSVKLVSDRETGRARGFGFVEMEDPAAAAAIEALDNTSFGGRTLRVNEAKPRAPRPRY; via the coding sequence ATGGCCAAGTCTATTTATGTCGGGAATCTTCCCTGGTCCGCCACCGAAGAGCAGGTTCAGAATCTTTTTGCCCCTTACGGCAACGTGCTCTCCGTAAAGCTGGTGAGCGACCGTGAAACCGGGCGTGCCCGTGGTTTTGGTTTTGTCGAGATGGAAGATCCCGCGGCCGCTGCCGCCATTGAAGCTCTGGACAACACCAGCTTCGGCGGACGCACCCTGCGCGTGAACGAAGCGAAGCCCCGTGCTCCCCGTCCCCGCTACTAG
- the mutL gene encoding DNA mismatch repair endonuclease MutL: MNTNAQKIIRLLPPELSNQIAAGEVVERPASVVKELVENSLDAGATSVLAELENGGQTMIRVTDNGRGVSGDQLELAVTRHATSKIADVADLMNIRSYGFRGEALPSIASVSRFRMTSAPLEDDGSTGEAFCIDVLYGSIRSVAPAALNQGTVVEVSELFSNIPARLKFLKTPATEQKKAQELFTRLALARMDVGFTLKAGSRELVRFEAGQTLAQRMALLWPPAVVDALRPFDVTTSGMHLHGLTSDPRSSQPRADRMLFYVNGRAVNDRLLMRAVRQVYQGRLTSRDYPQTVLFIDMPPEEVDVNVHPAKNEVRFRDEQTVFAAVLRAVGSALAGVPLASERFAERADAPAVQEKERPARPLGFWGEADAVRVMPKQKTPPRASFDFQDDGPAGLRERSMPERDFVTGRSNKSVVREKTGFAVPHPRSASVPPLPVNRESEDAEPFVESSESLTTEAQPAPSAPVATPAEATATAPEIKAAPKPLDLPLPEARPEQSADVSPLRGFRYLGQVARTYLVLSQNDDTLLILDQHAMHERIFYEKFRNGGSRGVAQPLLVPLKMDLHPAETERLLEIRDNLLKLGFETSCRGNQCLVQTMPPEMDRAEASAFLREALSGRVDDLEGVWIHHACATAIRAGQHLTPDDAMHLIRQWLRTESPDFCPHGRPCAVTLEKADLEKLFKRRQS; encoded by the coding sequence ATGAACACGAACGCCCAAAAAATCATCCGCCTGCTTCCTCCCGAACTTTCCAACCAGATCGCCGCCGGCGAAGTGGTGGAACGTCCGGCCAGCGTGGTCAAGGAACTTGTGGAAAACAGCCTCGACGCCGGAGCCACCAGCGTGCTGGCGGAACTGGAAAACGGCGGTCAGACCATGATCCGCGTGACCGACAACGGCCGCGGAGTGAGCGGCGATCAGCTGGAGCTCGCCGTGACCCGTCACGCCACCAGCAAAATCGCCGACGTGGCCGATCTCATGAACATCCGCTCCTACGGCTTCCGCGGCGAGGCCCTGCCCAGCATTGCGTCCGTGTCGCGCTTCCGCATGACCTCCGCTCCACTGGAGGACGACGGCTCCACCGGCGAGGCCTTCTGCATCGACGTGCTCTACGGCTCCATCCGCTCCGTGGCCCCGGCGGCGCTCAATCAGGGCACCGTGGTGGAAGTTTCCGAGCTGTTCTCCAACATTCCTGCACGACTGAAATTTCTGAAAACGCCCGCCACAGAGCAGAAAAAAGCGCAGGAACTCTTCACCAGACTCGCCCTCGCCCGCATGGACGTCGGCTTCACGCTCAAGGCCGGTTCCCGGGAGCTCGTCCGCTTCGAGGCGGGGCAGACGCTCGCCCAGCGCATGGCCCTGCTGTGGCCGCCCGCCGTGGTGGACGCCCTGCGTCCCTTCGACGTGACGACGTCGGGCATGCATCTGCACGGTCTCACCTCCGATCCGCGCTCCTCACAGCCGCGCGCCGACCGCATGCTCTTCTACGTGAACGGCCGCGCCGTCAACGACAGGCTGCTCATGCGCGCCGTGCGTCAGGTCTATCAGGGCCGTCTCACCAGCCGCGACTATCCGCAGACCGTGCTGTTCATCGACATGCCGCCCGAGGAAGTGGACGTCAACGTGCATCCCGCCAAGAACGAAGTCCGCTTCCGCGACGAGCAGACCGTGTTCGCCGCCGTGCTGCGCGCCGTGGGCAGCGCGCTTGCGGGCGTGCCGCTCGCTTCCGAACGCTTTGCCGAACGCGCGGACGCCCCCGCCGTGCAGGAAAAGGAACGCCCTGCGCGCCCGCTGGGCTTCTGGGGCGAGGCCGACGCCGTGCGCGTGATGCCGAAGCAGAAAACGCCGCCCCGCGCGTCCTTTGACTTTCAGGACGACGGCCCCGCAGGACTTCGCGAACGCAGCATGCCCGAACGGGACTTCGTCACCGGGCGATCGAACAAAAGCGTCGTCCGCGAAAAGACGGGCTTTGCCGTGCCGCATCCTCGCTCCGCATCCGTGCCGCCCCTTCCCGTGAACCGGGAGTCGGAAGACGCCGAACCTTTTGTCGAGTCCTCGGAAAGCCTGACGACCGAAGCGCAGCCTGCGCCCTCCGCGCCCGTTGCGACGCCTGCGGAGGCAACAGCGACTGCGCCGGAAATCAAGGCCGCGCCGAAGCCTCTCGATCTCCCGCTGCCGGAGGCGCGCCCAGAGCAGAGCGCGGACGTCTCGCCCCTGCGCGGCTTCCGCTATCTCGGTCAGGTGGCCCGCACCTATCTCGTGCTTTCCCAGAACGACGACACGCTGCTGATTCTGGATCAGCACGCCATGCACGAACGCATCTTCTATGAAAAGTTCCGCAACGGCGGCTCGCGCGGCGTGGCGCAGCCGCTGCTCGTGCCTCTCAAGATGGATCTGCACCCCGCGGAGACGGAACGCCTGCTGGAGATTCGGGACAACCTGCTCAAGCTCGGCTTTGAAACCTCGTGCCGGGGCAATCAGTGCCTCGTGCAGACCATGCCCCCGGAAATGGATCGCGCCGAAGCCTCGGCCTTTCTGCGCGAGGCGCTCTCCGGACGCGTGGACGATCTGGAGGGCGTGTGGATTCATCACGCCTGCGCCACGGCCATCCGCGCAGGACAACATCTCACGCCCGACGACGCCATGCATCTCATCCGGCAGTGGCTGCGCACGGAATCGCCGGACTTCTGCCCCCACGGCAGACCCTGCGCCGTGACGCTGGAAAAGGCCGATCTCGAAAAGCTGTTCAAGCGTCGGCAGTCCTGA
- a CDS encoding 3'-5' exonuclease — MSGNNASSPSRAPHRQSLSPVVLQPSLSKEEINLLPLRAWEGPVVLVQDENALAAALNDLWQENVLGFDTETRPTFTKGKTCRPALIQLATAETVYLIQLTHTPFSEDVAELLSSPRVLKAGVAIHDDMKALARIHPFAADGVADLAAMARARGIQAQGLRTLAANLLGFRISKSAQCSNWENHELTVQQIKYAATDAWVGRELYFHMLRQGGSQPPRQRKAKKSA, encoded by the coding sequence ATGTCCGGCAACAACGCATCTTCCCCGTCCCGCGCACCGCATCGACAGTCGCTCTCGCCCGTCGTTCTTCAGCCGTCCCTGAGCAAGGAGGAAATCAACCTTCTCCCCCTCCGCGCGTGGGAAGGTCCCGTCGTGCTCGTGCAGGACGAAAACGCGCTGGCCGCAGCGCTGAACGATCTGTGGCAGGAAAACGTGCTCGGCTTCGACACCGAGACCCGCCCCACCTTCACCAAGGGCAAGACCTGCCGCCCGGCCCTCATTCAGCTTGCCACGGCGGAAACCGTGTACCTCATTCAGCTCACGCACACGCCTTTTTCCGAAGACGTAGCCGAACTGCTTTCCTCTCCCCGCGTGCTGAAGGCCGGCGTGGCCATTCACGACGACATGAAGGCCCTTGCCCGCATTCATCCCTTTGCGGCCGACGGCGTGGCGGACCTTGCCGCCATGGCCCGCGCGCGCGGCATTCAGGCACAGGGCCTGCGCACTCTGGCCGCCAATCTGCTGGGCTTCCGCATCAGCAAAAGCGCCCAGTGCTCCAACTGGGAAAACCACGAACTCACCGTGCAGCAGATAAAATACGCCGCCACCGACGCCTGGGTGGGACGCGAACTGTATTTCCACATGCTGCGTCAGGGCGGCAGTCAGCCGCCGCGTCAGCGCAAGGCCAAAAAATCCGCCTGA